GATCTATACAATCGGTGCAAATAACAACAGGCTTCTGAATCTGGCAAAAACCTATGGAATTGAAGCCCATGAGTCAAAAACGATAGATGAAGCCGTTGCAGCTATTGACCAGGAACATACCCTTGACTCGATTGCATTGCTCTCCCCGGCAGCTGCAAGTTTTGATCAGTTTAAGTCCTACAAAGACAGAGGAGAGACGTTTATAAGGCTCGTGAAGGCTTTATAGCGTCACAACAAGACATAATCAATTTTTGATTATAATCGTTCATATTCAATATTAAAAAAGGATTCTTTCTGCATGCAAATTTTATTGCTCAATACAAACCCTGTTGTTTCCAGACTCATTACACTTTGTTTAAAAGACAGGCATGCAGAACTCTATGAATTCTCCTCTCAAGAAGAGATTGAAGATAAGGCATATGACCTTGCTTTTATCGATGATGCAAGTTACAAAAAGATCTCCCCTGATATACTAAAAAAACTCCGTATAGCTAAACTGGTACTGCTTACAAGCCATCCTGATGAAAGAAATGAACTTATTGATGTTGTGATCAAAAAACCATTTCTTCCTTCCAAAATTATAGAAGTAATAGACTCTCTTGAGCTTATAGAAACATCTGAATCAGAAGCAGATGAACCACCTCATATCTTTCCTCTCTCGGAAGCGGAAGAGACACTCGAAGACTTATATGAGGATGCAAATGATGACGAGCATAAAGATGATGAAGAGCCAACAGCAATATCTCATCCTATTCTAGATATCAGTGAAATCGAAAGAATAAAATCTCTCTTGAACATGGATGATGAGATATACGATGATGACCTATGGGAAAAAGATGAAGATGAATTGGAAACTTTAAAAAGAGAGGTCATCAAACAAAATCTTATTGATGAAGGGCTTGAGATCGTAGAAGAAGAAGATGTGATCAAAGCAGTAGAGAAGGATGTCACACTTCAAATCACACATGATGCCCACAAATCAGAAGAACAGAGAGAAGATTTCGAAACAAAACTGCTGGATGCAATACAAAAAATGAAGACCAAAAAATTGAAAAAACTTCTCAAAGGTGCAGAAGTGACCATTAACATCAATTTCAAAGACAGTGAATAATGAGTAATAAAATATCAAACAACGGAGCAATTTTGGTATTATCCGGCCCAAGCGGCGCAGGAAAAAGTACGATCATCAATGCTGCAGCTGAGGAAATCGGAGAATACTATTTTTCAATCTCTACGACAACACGTCCTCCAAGAGTAGGTGAAGAACATGGCAAAGACTACTTCTTTGTAAGCAAAGAAGAGTTTGAAGAAGACATCAAAGCAGGAAACTTCCTTGAGTATGCCGAAGTACACGGTAACTACTACGGGACATCTCTTAAACCTGTGAGAGAAGCTCTACAAGAGGGGAAACTGGTCATCTTTGATATTGATGTCCAAGGGCACCGTTTGGTACGTGCAAAAATGAATGATATCACTACTTCCGCCTTTATCACACCGCCTACTTTAAGTGAGCTGGAAAGCCGGCTACGTGCCAGATCAACCGACGATGAAGCAGTGATCAGCAAACGAATCGAAAATGCCAAAAAAGAGATATTAGCAGTTGGTGAGTATGATTTTACGATCCTCAATGACACGGTAGAAGATGCAACCAAAGAGTTTGTAATCATAGCTAAAGCTGCAAGACTGAAACAAAACGAAGAAGATCAAACGGAATTTATCACACGATGGTTGACCCACTAAGAAAGATTAAATATTTTCATGTATAATTATCCAAAATTAATGCTCATTGTAGCGAAATAAAAGGACTAATATGGGTATGCCAAGTATGCCAGAACTACTGATCATCTTAGCAATCGTTGTACTTCTTTTTGGAGCAAAGAAGATTCCTGATCTTGCAAAAGGTATAGGAAAAGGGATCAAAGACTTTAAACAAGCGGTAAAAGAAGACGAAGATAAAGAAGAGAAAAAAGAAATTGCTTCAAAAGAAGAACCTAAAACTGAAGCAAAGATCGAAGAAAAAAAGAGCGAAAACGCTTAAAACCTTACGTTCAGTGCTTGGCACTGAACACTATTCACTATACTCTAACTCTCCACTAACTATTTTTTGCTACAATTTCATAATTTAATTATTACGATCATATGGGAACCTTATGAAACTAAAATCACAACTTAATACTCTAATCAAAGAGGCATTTATCAAAGCCGGCATCGATGCAGAACCTATCAGTGTCTCTGAAGCGACACAACCGCAGTTTGGTGACTACCAATTCAACGGTGCTATGGCCTTGGCAAAAAAACTGGGTAAAAATCCCAGAGAGATCGCGACAGATATTCTCAATGCTCTTGATACCTCATCTCTACTCCAAAAAGCTGAAATTGCCGGACCGGGATTTATCAACCTCTGGTTAAAACCCGAGTGGATCGCTTCAGAATGTAAAAAAGCACTGAGTGATGAAAGGATTGGTATCAGCAAACATCAAGAACCGATCAAAGTAGTGGTGGACTACTCCGGACCGAATATGGCAAAACAGATGCACGTAGGACACCTGCGTTCAACAATCATCGGGGATACCATATCAAACCTGCTTGAATTTTTAGGTGATGATGTGATCCGTCAGAACCATATAGGTGATTGGGGAACACAGTTTGGAATGCTCATTGCCTATCTTGAAGAGACAGGTAATGAAGGAGTGGCACAATTATGCGACCTTGAACAATTTTACAAAGAGGCCAAAGGGCGTTTTGATGCAGATCAGGCCTTTGCCGATAAAGCAAGAGAGTATGTCGTTAAGATCCAAAGTGGTGACCATCATTGTCTGAACCTTTGGCAAAAATTCATTGATGCTTCCTTGGGACACTGTGAAGATGTCTATGGAAAACTCTGTGTAAAGTTGACAAGAGAAGATGTTAAAGCGGAGAGCTTTTATAATGAGGATCTGCCTCAAGTGATCGAGGATCTACTTAAAGAAGGATTGCTTCAGGAGAGTAATGGTGCACAGTGTGTCTTCTTAGAAGGAGAAGAGATCCCTGTGATCGTACAAAAGGGAGGCGGAGGATATCTCTATGCTACCACAGACCTCGCTGCACTACGTTACAGAGCCAACGTACTGGATGCAAAACGTATCTGCTATGTTGTAGATGCAAGACAGTCAGAACACTTCAGACAGATCTTTACTGTGGCAAAAACATCACGTTTCGTACCTGAA
This is a stretch of genomic DNA from Sulfurovum zhangzhouensis. It encodes these proteins:
- a CDS encoding Sec-independent protein translocase subunit TatA/TatB, which gives rise to MGMPSMPELLIILAIVVLLFGAKKIPDLAKGIGKGIKDFKQAVKEDEDKEEKKEIASKEEPKTEAKIEEKKSENA
- the argS gene encoding arginine--tRNA ligase, translating into MKLKSQLNTLIKEAFIKAGIDAEPISVSEATQPQFGDYQFNGAMALAKKLGKNPREIATDILNALDTSSLLQKAEIAGPGFINLWLKPEWIASECKKALSDERIGISKHQEPIKVVVDYSGPNMAKQMHVGHLRSTIIGDTISNLLEFLGDDVIRQNHIGDWGTQFGMLIAYLEETGNEGVAQLCDLEQFYKEAKGRFDADQAFADKAREYVVKIQSGDHHCLNLWQKFIDASLGHCEDVYGKLCVKLTREDVKAESFYNEDLPQVIEDLLKEGLLQESNGAQCVFLEGEEIPVIVQKGGGGYLYATTDLAALRYRANVLDAKRICYVVDARQSEHFRQIFTVAKTSRFVPEDVRLEHVAFGTMMDKSGRPFKTRDGGTVKLIDLLDEAVIRAKEAIKDRENYSDEEVAKLAKIIGIGAVKYADLAINRESNYIFDWDKMLSFEGNTSLYMQYAYARIQSIFKKHNGPVEGDIIISDTLEQQLAVMLLRFEDILGRAAEDTSPNQITTYLYEMVTLFMRFYEHNPILKEGVDEATKMSRLQLADLTAKTIKQGLELLGIEVVDRL
- the gmk gene encoding guanylate kinase, translating into MSNKISNNGAILVLSGPSGAGKSTIINAAAEEIGEYYFSISTTTRPPRVGEEHGKDYFFVSKEEFEEDIKAGNFLEYAEVHGNYYGTSLKPVREALQEGKLVIFDIDVQGHRLVRAKMNDITTSAFITPPTLSELESRLRARSTDDEAVISKRIENAKKEILAVGEYDFTILNDTVEDATKEFVIIAKAARLKQNEEDQTEFITRWLTH